One genomic window of Dromaius novaehollandiae isolate bDroNov1 chromosome 23, bDroNov1.hap1, whole genome shotgun sequence includes the following:
- the CNKSR1 gene encoding connector enhancer of kinase suppressor of ras 1 isoform X1 translates to MEPVGAWSPAQAAAWLRGLDAAVQGYPFEAWGLPGAEVLRLSAGALEALGVRRLGHQELLLEAVEQLRALDEELASTSLRTLTEELRALACRAQALAPGEQCPGAAPQPPSLDLLACVVELVGAAKALFCWLNRYLFSTLNDYSASRDIVFLCAELVETLQEDCPAAERSGRILPICQHIVGICESIVGCSPAALLDRTAVLQRVALPAGAPVSAVLVSAPAPPSPRCPPHGPLRRPPPQDLEITSTSSGLHFIAGTASEALAVHGPPLLPGDEIVQVNEQVVVGWTPANLAKKLLEEPSGASLVLKKIPLSVPSSPGAAGQPVSRPSTPSTAPAPDWEGACSDAADPSGAGSSERPGSPASLSSSAAADWESGPDSAPDLATDEEDEREAGLPGEDARDLPRGLGDGRERRESVQSASSFSVRDTEPSRGVDARQLGGSRDGGGWSAPGSLSAGALEDEALAAAASPADPGPPAAPGGQGTEPSRLPGEGSPGTCRRPKGVATRLSRRRVSCRDLGRVDCDGWLLKKKDHVGFMAQKWKRCWFVLKGHTLYWYSHPSDEKAAGLINVATYDLESTREQKKKYVFQLSHEKYKPFIFAAETLADLSMWVSHLITAKSKFTLANQSLPHREEDCYSETEAEDPDDDSPRQGCDTPKRRLHSAPEKTQLFPASGEPSSAASSPRGSPRPRSPMDSSGEDLESLMQCLKQGGVSLIGRQRFLTEEQCRKSFVKRNKNPLINEKVHLVRALQSTLKAKLTELQVLEQLLSDAALTSEKFTSWKEEHQDLYQELREWWVRRQGQDLDAGLGAESSPLQEAAEP, encoded by the exons atgGAGCCCGTCGGTGCCTGGAGCCCCGCGCAGGCGGCCGCCTGGCTCCGAG GCCTGGACGCGGCGGTGCAGGGGTACCCCTTCGAGGcctgggggctgccgggggccgagGTGCTGCGGCTGTCGGCGGGCGCGCTGGAGGCGCTGGGcgtgcggcgcctggggcaccaggagctgctgctggaggccgTGGAGCAGCTGCGGGCGCTG GACGAGGAGCTGGCGAGCACCAGCCTGCGGACGCTGACGGAGGAGCTGCGGGCGCTGGCGTGCCGGGCGCAGGCGCTGGCACCGGGCGAGCAgtgccccggggccgcgccgcagccgccctccctcgacctgctggcctGCGTCGTGGAGCTCGTCGGGGCCGCCAAGGCGCTCTTCTGCTGGCTCAACAG GTACCTCTTCTCCACCCTGAACGACTACTCGGCCAGCCGCGACATCGTCTTCCTCTGCGCGGAGCTGGTGGAGACGCTGCAGGAG GACTGCCCAGCGGCCGAGAGGAGCGGCCGGATCCTGCCGATC TGCCAGCACATCGTGGGCATCTGCGAGAGCATCgtgggctgcagccccgcggcgctgctGGACCGCACGGCCGTGCTGCAGCGCGTGGCTCTGCCCGCCGGCGCGCCGGTGAGTGCCGTGCTGGtgagcgccccggcccccccctcgccccggTGCCCCCCTCACGGCCCCCTTCGCCGTCCCCCTCCGCAGGACCTGGAGATCACGTCCACCAGCTCCGGCCTGCACTTCATAGCCGGGACCGCCTCGGAG GCGCTGGCCGTGCACGGCCCCCCGCTCCTGCCCGGGGACGAGATCGTGCAGGTCAACGAGCAGGTCGTG GTGGGCTGGACACCCGCCAACCTGGCGAAGAAGCTGCTGGAGGAGCCGAGCGGGGCCTCGCTGGTGCTGAAGAAGATCCCGCTGAGCGTCCCCAGCTCCCCAGGGGCTGCCGGGCAGCCAGTGAGCCgtcccagcactcccagtacaGCCCCAGCGCCGGACTGGGAG GGAGCCTGCTCGGATGCCGCGGATCCCTCCGGCGCCgggagcagcgagcgccccggcagccccgcgtcGCTGAGCTCCAG TGCGGCCGCCGACTGGGAATCGGGGCCCGACTCGGCGCCGGACCTGGCCACGGACGAGGAGGACGAGCGAGAGGCCGGGCTGCCCGGCGAGGACGCCAGGGACCTCCCGCGGGGACTCGGGGACGGTAGGGAGCGGCGGGAGAGCGTCCAGAGTGCGAGCAGTTTCTCCGTCCGGGATACGGAGCCGTCGCGCGGAGTGGACGCTCGGCAGCTCGGAGGCAGCCGGGACGGAGGAGGCTGGAGCGCTCCGGGCTCGCTCTCCGCAGGCGCCTTGGAGGACGAGGCGCTCGCTGCCGCTGCCAGCCCCGCAGaccccggccccccggcagcccccggcggtCAGGGCACCGAGCCCAGCCGGCTCCCCGGCGAG GGCAGTCCCGGGACGTGCCGCAGGCCGAAAG GGGTGGCGACCAGGCTGAGCCGCCGGCGGGTCTCGTGCCGGGACCTGGGCCGGGTGGACTGCGATGGCTGGCTCCTGAAGAAGAAGGACCACGTGGGCTTCATGGCCCAGAAGTGGAAGCGCTGCTGGTTTGTGCTGAAAGGCCACACGCTCTACTGGTACAGCCACCCCAGC GATGAGAAGGCCGCGGGTCTCATCAACGTGGCCACCTACGACCTGGAGAGCACGCGGGAGCAGAAGAAGAAATA CGTTTTCCAGCTCTCCCACGAGAAGTACAAGCCCTTCATCTTCGCCGCAGAAACGCTGGCTGATCTGAGCAT GTGGGTCAGTCACCTGATAACCGCCAAGAGCAAGTTCACGCTGGCCAACCAGTCGCTGCCGCACAGGGAGGAAG ACTGCTACAGCGAGACGGAAGCCGAGGACCCGGACGACGACTCTCCCAGGCAGGGCTGCGACACC CCAAAGAGGAGGCTGCACAGTGCCCCGGAGAAAACCCAGCTCTTCCCGGCCAGCGGCGAACCCagcagtgcagccagcagcccccggggcagcccccggccccgctcacccatGG ACTCCTCCGGGGAGGACCTCGAGAGCCTGATGCAGTGCCTGAAGCAGGGGGGGGTGTCCCTCATCGGGAGGCAGCGGTTCCTGACGGAGGAGCAGTGCCGCAAGTCCTTCGTCAAGCGCAACAAGAACCCCCTCATCAACGAGAAGGTGCACCTGGTGCGGGCCCTGCAGAGCACCCTCAAG GCAAAGCTCACGGAGCTGCAGGTCCTGGAGCAGCTGCTCAGCGATGCCGCGCTCACCTCGGAGAAGTTCACGAGCTGGAAGGAGGAGCACCAGGACCTGTACCAGGAGCTGCGGGAGTGGTGGGTGCGTCGGCAGGGCCAGGACCTCGACGCGGGGCTTGGCGCCGAGTCCAGCCCGCTGCAAGAAGCAGCCGAACCATGA
- the LOC135330663 gene encoding claudin-7-like, which produces MGTVSLASGLAVAPMGWVLLLAATAAPRWRELPERPGYPRDVSFSEGLWESCVEVLARPGAACRPLPEEAARLWPLRAAAVGSLLLGALAYVLAVLAARCWAPPPRPGLAAAAGLLLTLAGALYLGAASYAAHRLLEDLASPQTPPAERFRPGACLYLGWSGGGAEVLAGVCLAANCRRKREAGAGPAAAPYEVDY; this is translated from the coding sequence ATGGGGACCGTGTCGCTGGCGTCGGGGCTGGCGGTGGCCCCCAtgggctgggtgctgctgctggcggccaCGGCGGCCCCGCGGTGGCGGGAGCTGCCCGAGCGGCCCGGCTACCCCCGCGACGTCTCCTTCAGCGAGGGCCTCTGGGAGAGCTGCGTGGAGGTgctggcccggcccggcgccgcctgCCGCCCGCTGCCCGAGGAGGCCGCCCGCCTCTGGCCCTTGCGGGCGGCCGCCGTGGGCTCGCTGCTGCTGGGCGCCCTGGCCTACGTCCTGGCCGTGCTGGCGGCGCGCTgctgggccccgccgccccggcccggcctggccgccgccgccgggctgctgcTGACGCTGGCGGGCGCCCTGTACCTGGGCGCCGCCTCCTACGCGGCCCACCGGCTGCTGGAGGACCTGGCCAGCCCCCAGACCCCGCCGGCCGAGCGCTTCCGCCCCGGCGCCTGCCTCTACCTGGGctggagcggcggcggcgccgaggtgCTGGCCGGCGTCTGCCTCGCCGCCAATTGCCGGAGGAAGAGGGAGGCCGGCGCCGGGCCGGCGGCTGCCCCGTACGAGGTGGATTACTGA
- the CNKSR1 gene encoding connector enhancer of kinase suppressor of ras 1 isoform X3 has product MEPVGAWSPAQAAAWLRGLDAAVQGYPFEAWGLPGAEVLRLSAGALEALGVRRLGHQELLLEAVEQLRALDEELASTSLRTLTEELRALACRAQALAPGEQCPGAAPQPPSLDLLACVVELVGAAKALFCWLNRYLFSTLNDYSASRDIVFLCAELVETLQEDCPAAERSGRILPICQHIVGICESIVGCSPAALLDRTAVLQRVALPAGAPVSAVLVSAPAPPSPRCPPHGPLRRPPPQDLEITSTSSGLHFIAGTASEALAVHGPPLLPGDEIVQVNEQVVVGWTPANLAKKLLEEPSGASLVLKKIPLSVPSSPGAAGQPVSRPSTPSTAPAPDWEGACSDAADPSGAGSSERPGSPASLSSSAAADWESGPDSAPDLATDEEDEREAGLPGEDARDLPRGLGDGALEDEALAAAASPADPGPPAAPGGQGTEPSRLPGEGSPGTCRRPKGVATRLSRRRVSCRDLGRVDCDGWLLKKKDHVGFMAQKWKRCWFVLKGHTLYWYSHPSDEKAAGLINVATYDLESTREQKKKYVFQLSHEKYKPFIFAAETLADLSMWVSHLITAKSKFTLANQSLPHREEDCYSETEAEDPDDDSPRQGCDTPKRRLHSAPEKTQLFPASGEPSSAASSPRGSPRPRSPMDSSGEDLESLMQCLKQGGVSLIGRQRFLTEEQCRKSFVKRNKNPLINEKVHLVRALQSTLKAKLTELQVLEQLLSDAALTSEKFTSWKEEHQDLYQELREWWVRRQGQDLDAGLGAESSPLQEAAEP; this is encoded by the exons atgGAGCCCGTCGGTGCCTGGAGCCCCGCGCAGGCGGCCGCCTGGCTCCGAG GCCTGGACGCGGCGGTGCAGGGGTACCCCTTCGAGGcctgggggctgccgggggccgagGTGCTGCGGCTGTCGGCGGGCGCGCTGGAGGCGCTGGGcgtgcggcgcctggggcaccaggagctgctgctggaggccgTGGAGCAGCTGCGGGCGCTG GACGAGGAGCTGGCGAGCACCAGCCTGCGGACGCTGACGGAGGAGCTGCGGGCGCTGGCGTGCCGGGCGCAGGCGCTGGCACCGGGCGAGCAgtgccccggggccgcgccgcagccgccctccctcgacctgctggcctGCGTCGTGGAGCTCGTCGGGGCCGCCAAGGCGCTCTTCTGCTGGCTCAACAG GTACCTCTTCTCCACCCTGAACGACTACTCGGCCAGCCGCGACATCGTCTTCCTCTGCGCGGAGCTGGTGGAGACGCTGCAGGAG GACTGCCCAGCGGCCGAGAGGAGCGGCCGGATCCTGCCGATC TGCCAGCACATCGTGGGCATCTGCGAGAGCATCgtgggctgcagccccgcggcgctgctGGACCGCACGGCCGTGCTGCAGCGCGTGGCTCTGCCCGCCGGCGCGCCGGTGAGTGCCGTGCTGGtgagcgccccggcccccccctcgccccggTGCCCCCCTCACGGCCCCCTTCGCCGTCCCCCTCCGCAGGACCTGGAGATCACGTCCACCAGCTCCGGCCTGCACTTCATAGCCGGGACCGCCTCGGAG GCGCTGGCCGTGCACGGCCCCCCGCTCCTGCCCGGGGACGAGATCGTGCAGGTCAACGAGCAGGTCGTG GTGGGCTGGACACCCGCCAACCTGGCGAAGAAGCTGCTGGAGGAGCCGAGCGGGGCCTCGCTGGTGCTGAAGAAGATCCCGCTGAGCGTCCCCAGCTCCCCAGGGGCTGCCGGGCAGCCAGTGAGCCgtcccagcactcccagtacaGCCCCAGCGCCGGACTGGGAG GGAGCCTGCTCGGATGCCGCGGATCCCTCCGGCGCCgggagcagcgagcgccccggcagccccgcgtcGCTGAGCTCCAG TGCGGCCGCCGACTGGGAATCGGGGCCCGACTCGGCGCCGGACCTGGCCACGGACGAGGAGGACGAGCGAGAGGCCGGGCTGCCCGGCGAGGACGCCAGGGACCTCCCGCGGGGACTCGGGGACG GCGCCTTGGAGGACGAGGCGCTCGCTGCCGCTGCCAGCCCCGCAGaccccggccccccggcagcccccggcggtCAGGGCACCGAGCCCAGCCGGCTCCCCGGCGAG GGCAGTCCCGGGACGTGCCGCAGGCCGAAAG GGGTGGCGACCAGGCTGAGCCGCCGGCGGGTCTCGTGCCGGGACCTGGGCCGGGTGGACTGCGATGGCTGGCTCCTGAAGAAGAAGGACCACGTGGGCTTCATGGCCCAGAAGTGGAAGCGCTGCTGGTTTGTGCTGAAAGGCCACACGCTCTACTGGTACAGCCACCCCAGC GATGAGAAGGCCGCGGGTCTCATCAACGTGGCCACCTACGACCTGGAGAGCACGCGGGAGCAGAAGAAGAAATA CGTTTTCCAGCTCTCCCACGAGAAGTACAAGCCCTTCATCTTCGCCGCAGAAACGCTGGCTGATCTGAGCAT GTGGGTCAGTCACCTGATAACCGCCAAGAGCAAGTTCACGCTGGCCAACCAGTCGCTGCCGCACAGGGAGGAAG ACTGCTACAGCGAGACGGAAGCCGAGGACCCGGACGACGACTCTCCCAGGCAGGGCTGCGACACC CCAAAGAGGAGGCTGCACAGTGCCCCGGAGAAAACCCAGCTCTTCCCGGCCAGCGGCGAACCCagcagtgcagccagcagcccccggggcagcccccggccccgctcacccatGG ACTCCTCCGGGGAGGACCTCGAGAGCCTGATGCAGTGCCTGAAGCAGGGGGGGGTGTCCCTCATCGGGAGGCAGCGGTTCCTGACGGAGGAGCAGTGCCGCAAGTCCTTCGTCAAGCGCAACAAGAACCCCCTCATCAACGAGAAGGTGCACCTGGTGCGGGCCCTGCAGAGCACCCTCAAG GCAAAGCTCACGGAGCTGCAGGTCCTGGAGCAGCTGCTCAGCGATGCCGCGCTCACCTCGGAGAAGTTCACGAGCTGGAAGGAGGAGCACCAGGACCTGTACCAGGAGCTGCGGGAGTGGTGGGTGCGTCGGCAGGGCCAGGACCTCGACGCGGGGCTTGGCGCCGAGTCCAGCCCGCTGCAAGAAGCAGCCGAACCATGA
- the CNKSR1 gene encoding connector enhancer of kinase suppressor of ras 1 isoform X2 — translation MEPVGAWSPAQAAAWLRGLDAAVQGYPFEAWGLPGAEVLRLSAGALEALGVRRLGHQELLLEAVEQLRALDEELASTSLRTLTEELRALACRAQALAPGEQCPGAAPQPPSLDLLACVVELVGAAKALFCWLNRYLFSTLNDYSASRDIVFLCAELVETLQEDCPAAERSGRILPICQHIVGICESIVGCSPAALLDRTAVLQRVALPAGAPDLEITSTSSGLHFIAGTASEALAVHGPPLLPGDEIVQVNEQVVVGWTPANLAKKLLEEPSGASLVLKKIPLSVPSSPGAAGQPVSRPSTPSTAPAPDWEGACSDAADPSGAGSSERPGSPASLSSSAAADWESGPDSAPDLATDEEDEREAGLPGEDARDLPRGLGDGRERRESVQSASSFSVRDTEPSRGVDARQLGGSRDGGGWSAPGSLSAGALEDEALAAAASPADPGPPAAPGGQGTEPSRLPGEGSPGTCRRPKGVATRLSRRRVSCRDLGRVDCDGWLLKKKDHVGFMAQKWKRCWFVLKGHTLYWYSHPSDEKAAGLINVATYDLESTREQKKKYVFQLSHEKYKPFIFAAETLADLSMWVSHLITAKSKFTLANQSLPHREEDCYSETEAEDPDDDSPRQGCDTPKRRLHSAPEKTQLFPASGEPSSAASSPRGSPRPRSPMDSSGEDLESLMQCLKQGGVSLIGRQRFLTEEQCRKSFVKRNKNPLINEKVHLVRALQSTLKAKLTELQVLEQLLSDAALTSEKFTSWKEEHQDLYQELREWWVRRQGQDLDAGLGAESSPLQEAAEP, via the exons atgGAGCCCGTCGGTGCCTGGAGCCCCGCGCAGGCGGCCGCCTGGCTCCGAG GCCTGGACGCGGCGGTGCAGGGGTACCCCTTCGAGGcctgggggctgccgggggccgagGTGCTGCGGCTGTCGGCGGGCGCGCTGGAGGCGCTGGGcgtgcggcgcctggggcaccaggagctgctgctggaggccgTGGAGCAGCTGCGGGCGCTG GACGAGGAGCTGGCGAGCACCAGCCTGCGGACGCTGACGGAGGAGCTGCGGGCGCTGGCGTGCCGGGCGCAGGCGCTGGCACCGGGCGAGCAgtgccccggggccgcgccgcagccgccctccctcgacctgctggcctGCGTCGTGGAGCTCGTCGGGGCCGCCAAGGCGCTCTTCTGCTGGCTCAACAG GTACCTCTTCTCCACCCTGAACGACTACTCGGCCAGCCGCGACATCGTCTTCCTCTGCGCGGAGCTGGTGGAGACGCTGCAGGAG GACTGCCCAGCGGCCGAGAGGAGCGGCCGGATCCTGCCGATC TGCCAGCACATCGTGGGCATCTGCGAGAGCATCgtgggctgcagccccgcggcgctgctGGACCGCACGGCCGTGCTGCAGCGCGTGGCTCTGCCCGCCGGCGCGCCG GACCTGGAGATCACGTCCACCAGCTCCGGCCTGCACTTCATAGCCGGGACCGCCTCGGAG GCGCTGGCCGTGCACGGCCCCCCGCTCCTGCCCGGGGACGAGATCGTGCAGGTCAACGAGCAGGTCGTG GTGGGCTGGACACCCGCCAACCTGGCGAAGAAGCTGCTGGAGGAGCCGAGCGGGGCCTCGCTGGTGCTGAAGAAGATCCCGCTGAGCGTCCCCAGCTCCCCAGGGGCTGCCGGGCAGCCAGTGAGCCgtcccagcactcccagtacaGCCCCAGCGCCGGACTGGGAG GGAGCCTGCTCGGATGCCGCGGATCCCTCCGGCGCCgggagcagcgagcgccccggcagccccgcgtcGCTGAGCTCCAG TGCGGCCGCCGACTGGGAATCGGGGCCCGACTCGGCGCCGGACCTGGCCACGGACGAGGAGGACGAGCGAGAGGCCGGGCTGCCCGGCGAGGACGCCAGGGACCTCCCGCGGGGACTCGGGGACGGTAGGGAGCGGCGGGAGAGCGTCCAGAGTGCGAGCAGTTTCTCCGTCCGGGATACGGAGCCGTCGCGCGGAGTGGACGCTCGGCAGCTCGGAGGCAGCCGGGACGGAGGAGGCTGGAGCGCTCCGGGCTCGCTCTCCGCAGGCGCCTTGGAGGACGAGGCGCTCGCTGCCGCTGCCAGCCCCGCAGaccccggccccccggcagcccccggcggtCAGGGCACCGAGCCCAGCCGGCTCCCCGGCGAG GGCAGTCCCGGGACGTGCCGCAGGCCGAAAG GGGTGGCGACCAGGCTGAGCCGCCGGCGGGTCTCGTGCCGGGACCTGGGCCGGGTGGACTGCGATGGCTGGCTCCTGAAGAAGAAGGACCACGTGGGCTTCATGGCCCAGAAGTGGAAGCGCTGCTGGTTTGTGCTGAAAGGCCACACGCTCTACTGGTACAGCCACCCCAGC GATGAGAAGGCCGCGGGTCTCATCAACGTGGCCACCTACGACCTGGAGAGCACGCGGGAGCAGAAGAAGAAATA CGTTTTCCAGCTCTCCCACGAGAAGTACAAGCCCTTCATCTTCGCCGCAGAAACGCTGGCTGATCTGAGCAT GTGGGTCAGTCACCTGATAACCGCCAAGAGCAAGTTCACGCTGGCCAACCAGTCGCTGCCGCACAGGGAGGAAG ACTGCTACAGCGAGACGGAAGCCGAGGACCCGGACGACGACTCTCCCAGGCAGGGCTGCGACACC CCAAAGAGGAGGCTGCACAGTGCCCCGGAGAAAACCCAGCTCTTCCCGGCCAGCGGCGAACCCagcagtgcagccagcagcccccggggcagcccccggccccgctcacccatGG ACTCCTCCGGGGAGGACCTCGAGAGCCTGATGCAGTGCCTGAAGCAGGGGGGGGTGTCCCTCATCGGGAGGCAGCGGTTCCTGACGGAGGAGCAGTGCCGCAAGTCCTTCGTCAAGCGCAACAAGAACCCCCTCATCAACGAGAAGGTGCACCTGGTGCGGGCCCTGCAGAGCACCCTCAAG GCAAAGCTCACGGAGCTGCAGGTCCTGGAGCAGCTGCTCAGCGATGCCGCGCTCACCTCGGAGAAGTTCACGAGCTGGAAGGAGGAGCACCAGGACCTGTACCAGGAGCTGCGGGAGTGGTGGGTGCGTCGGCAGGGCCAGGACCTCGACGCGGGGCTTGGCGCCGAGTCCAGCCCGCTGCAAGAAGCAGCCGAACCATGA
- the C23H1orf232 gene encoding uncharacterized protein C1orf232 homolog has protein sequence MKTPDPRSSAGGGPAPPLPPTAARGAPRHLGERPEPIAMTQAFWRLYKSKVLQTLGGEQADEEAEPPELMETAEPPALAEEGTGPVSQLARKVQGAGARGWRTLSSLFGREDEHQLLGPEPCNDHPLAASPEVPPAKAPGFWDLFATKWQQPPASDEPEPAESPGEPGDPAGTSGSGAGPGSELREQEEGAFRWGFLAGKLAEIRNKNAPKGT, from the exons ATGAAGACACCGGATCCCCggagcagcgcgggggggggacccgcacccccgctgccccccacaGCAGCACGCGGGGCTCCCCGGCACCTGGGCGAGCGGCCGGAGCCCATCGCCATGACTCAGGCCTTCTGGAGGCTCTACAAGTCCAAGGTGCTGCAGACGCTGGGCGGCGAGCAGGCGGATGAGGAG GCCGAGCCCCCCGAGCTGATGGAGACGGCGGAGCCGCCGGCGCTGGCGGAGGAGGGCACCGGCCCCGTGTCGCAGCTGGCGCGCAAG GTGCAGGGCGCGGGAGCCAGGGGCTGGCGCACGCTCTCGTCCCTCTTCGGCCGCGAGGACGAACACCAGCTGCTCGGCCCTGAGCCCTGCAACGACCA CCCGCTGGCCGCCTCGCCCGAGGTGCCCCCCGCCAAGGCGCCCGGCTTCTGGGACCTCTTCGCTACCAAGTGGCAGCAGCCTCCGGCGTCGGACGAGCCGGAGCCGGCCGagagccccggggagcccggcgACCCTGCGGGTACCAGCGGCTCCGGCGCCGGCCCGGGCAGCGAGCTGCGCGAGCAGGAGGAAGGCGCCTTCAGGTGGGGTTTCCTGGCCGGGAAACTTGCCGAGATCCGGAATAAAAATGCTCCCAAGGGCACCTAG
- the ZNF593 gene encoding zinc finger protein 593, with protein sequence MSPRSSRRTGAHRARSLGRQAKAKRRRRDLDEIHADLRPEVAAKLLRQEPDPDLPGCAQFYCLHCARYFVDLTSMKEHFRSKVHKKRLKQLSEEPYTQEEAERAAGMGSYIPPKKVEVQTQPIDEEIEMEASS encoded by the exons ATGTCgccgcggagcagccgccgcACCGGCGCGCACCGCGCCCGCTCCCTGGGCCGCCAGGCCAAGGCGAAGCGGCGCCGCCGGGACCTGGACGAGATCCACGCGGACCTGCGGCCCGAGGTCGCCGCCAAGCTGCTGCGGCAGGAGCCCGACCCCGACCTGCCGGGCTGCGCCCAGTTCTACTGCCTGCACTGCGC GCGCTACTTTGTGGATCTGACCAGCATGAAGGAGCACTTCAGGTCCAAGGTGCACAAGAAAAG GTTGAAACAGCTGAGTGAGGAGCCGTACACGCAGGAGGAGGCGGAGAGAGCAGCTGGCATGGGATCCTACATCCCCCCGAAGAAGGTGGAAGTACAGACCCAGCCGATTGATGAAGAAATCGAGATGGAGGCATCCAGCTGA